From a region of the Kiloniellales bacterium genome:
- a CDS encoding DUF3047 domain-containing protein: MSPRLSLTAALFALALASPAAAFVKEPEQPGSQGVLSEALKALGWELLTLPGRRPARFALAEDGAVRVLAEDAVAFLYRPVSETQRDARRLTWRWRVDEFVPSTDLAVVGEDDRSLALHICFPADEDRMSFWERFSHSLKSLAGAPLSGHVLTYVWGGIHEPGSVFANPHMDAEGEARGTIIVLRSDVDQGGRWLMEEVDFVADFERVFGYSPPPPAYVAISADSDDTSTRALAFVNNLSFGP; this comes from the coding sequence TTGTCGCCTCGCCTCTCGCTCACCGCCGCGTTGTTCGCCCTCGCCCTGGCATCGCCGGCCGCGGCCTTCGTCAAGGAGCCGGAACAGCCCGGGTCGCAGGGAGTGCTGTCCGAGGCGCTGAAGGCGCTGGGTTGGGAGCTCCTCACCCTGCCCGGGCGGCGGCCGGCACGATTTGCCTTGGCCGAAGACGGCGCCGTCCGCGTCTTGGCGGAGGACGCGGTCGCCTTCCTCTACCGGCCGGTCTCCGAGACCCAGCGCGACGCGCGCCGTCTGACCTGGCGTTGGCGGGTCGACGAGTTCGTTCCGAGCACCGACCTCGCGGTGGTCGGCGAGGACGACCGCTCGCTCGCGCTCCACATTTGCTTCCCGGCCGACGAGGACCGCATGTCGTTCTGGGAGCGCTTCAGCCACTCGCTGAAGAGCCTCGCCGGCGCGCCGCTCTCGGGACACGTCCTGACCTACGTCTGGGGCGGCATCCACGAGCCGGGGAGCGTCTTCGCCAATCCCCACATGGACGCCGAGGGCGAGGCCCGCGGAACCATCATCGTGCTGCGCTCCGACGTCGACCAGGGCGGGCGCTGGCTGATGGAGGAGGTCGATTTCGTCGCCGACTTCGAGCGGGTCTTCGGTTACAGCCCACCGCCGCCGGCCTATGTGGCGATCTCGGCGGACAGCGACGATACGAGCACCCGGGCGCTCGCCTTCGTGAACAACCTCAGCTTCGGGCCCTGA
- a CDS encoding ferritin-like domain-containing protein, translating into MGAAGHSALPPKVAERLRRLAENGTADQWCVDRDIDWSRRERLPLWISRRHAAIAISQLYHGEMATVRLCRRLLGEVEEPLLRRCLTLQIGDEARHAEAYRRYLERLGGVMPVEPALARALDLAGRGTLGTAGTVMAYHIVAEGEVLRLQERLAGFFPCPLLRQVSRRVARDEARHVAFGRLFLEARVSRLSVERRAELYDWARRIWVDCTEATLAAGAGRGPIIQWFVVRWLGGSWRRHEIALGRLGIAPA; encoded by the coding sequence GTGGGCGCGGCCGGCCACAGCGCGCTGCCGCCCAAGGTCGCCGAGCGGCTGCGCCGCCTCGCCGAGAACGGGACCGCCGACCAGTGGTGCGTCGACCGGGACATCGACTGGTCCCGCCGGGAACGCCTGCCGCTCTGGATCAGCCGGCGGCACGCAGCGATCGCGATCAGCCAGCTCTATCACGGCGAGATGGCGACGGTCCGCCTGTGCCGCCGCCTGCTCGGCGAGGTCGAGGAGCCGCTGCTGCGCCGTTGCCTGACGCTGCAGATCGGCGACGAGGCGCGTCACGCCGAGGCCTACAGGCGCTACCTCGAGAGGCTCGGCGGGGTCATGCCCGTCGAGCCGGCCCTGGCCCGCGCCCTCGATCTGGCGGGCCGCGGAACGCTCGGCACGGCGGGCACCGTGATGGCCTACCACATCGTGGCCGAAGGCGAGGTTCTGCGGCTGCAGGAACGCCTCGCCGGCTTCTTCCCCTGCCCCCTGCTGCGCCAGGTGTCCCGACGCGTCGCCCGGGACGAGGCGAGGCACGTCGCCTTCGGGCGCCTTTTCCTCGAGGCGCGCGTCTCCCGGCTGTCGGTCGAGCGGCGGGCCGAGCTCTATGACTGGGCGCGGCGGATCTGGGTCGACTGCACCGAGGCGACGCTGGCCGCCGGCGCGGGCCGGGGTCCGATCATCCAGTGGTTCGTGGTGCGCTGGCTCGGCGGCTCGTGGCGCCGGCACGAGATCGCGCTCGGCCGCCTCGGCATCGCACCGGCGTGA
- a CDS encoding exodeoxyribonuclease VII small subunit: MTEDIAKLSFEDALNELQRIVGQLESGEGRLDQAIEAYKRGAALKQHCESKLREAKEQIEKISLDPGGEVGLQALEVE, encoded by the coding sequence ATGACCGAGGACATTGCGAAGCTGAGCTTCGAGGACGCTCTGAACGAACTGCAGAGGATCGTCGGCCAGCTCGAAAGCGGCGAAGGTCGCCTGGATCAGGCGATCGAGGCCTACAAGCGCGGTGCGGCGCTCAAACAGCACTGCGAAAGCAAGTTGCGCGAAGCCAAGGAACAGATCGAAAAGATCTCTTTGGACCCGGGCGGGGAAGTCGGGCTCCAGGCGCTAGAGGTGGAGTAG
- a CDS encoding TlyA family RNA methyltransferase, translating to MGRAAKCRADQLLVDRGLAESRTRAQALILAGSVYAGTRRVEKPGQQLPADAALSVKGRDHPWVSRGGLKLVEGLDRFAIDPAGLTCLDVGASTGGFTDVLLSRGARRVYAVDVGHGQLAWKLREDPRVVVLERTNARHLNAAQVPEPADLIVVDVSFIGLETVLPAVLARAAPDARLIALIKPQFEVGKEKVGKGGVVRDPALHREVCARIEAWIAGQAGWRVIGVTESPITGPEGNKEFLLAAARDGKVS from the coding sequence ATGGGGCGCGCCGCCAAGTGCCGTGCCGACCAGCTGCTGGTCGACCGCGGGCTGGCCGAGAGCCGGACGAGGGCCCAGGCCCTGATTCTGGCCGGCAGCGTCTACGCCGGCACCCGCCGGGTCGAGAAGCCCGGCCAGCAGCTGCCGGCCGACGCTGCCCTTAGCGTCAAGGGGCGCGACCATCCCTGGGTCAGCCGCGGCGGCCTCAAGCTGGTCGAGGGGCTCGACCGCTTCGCGATCGATCCGGCCGGTCTCACATGCCTCGACGTTGGCGCCTCGACCGGCGGCTTCACCGACGTGCTGCTGAGCCGGGGCGCGCGGCGGGTCTATGCGGTCGACGTCGGCCACGGGCAGCTTGCCTGGAAGCTGCGGGAGGACCCGCGCGTCGTCGTGCTGGAGCGGACCAACGCCCGCCATCTCAACGCCGCGCAGGTGCCGGAGCCGGCCGATCTGATCGTCGTCGATGTCAGCTTCATCGGTCTGGAGACGGTTCTGCCCGCAGTTCTGGCGCGCGCCGCACCCGACGCCCGGCTGATCGCCCTGATCAAGCCCCAGTTCGAGGTCGGCAAGGAGAAGGTCGGCAAGGGCGGGGTGGTGCGCGACCCGGCGCTCCACCGGGAGGTCTGCGCGCGGATCGAGGCCTGGATCGCGGGCCAGGCCGGCTGGCGGGTCATCGGCGTGACCGAGAGTCCGATCACCGGCCCGGAGGGCAACAAGGAATTCCTCCTTGCCGCCGCCCGGGACGGGAAGGTGTCCTGA
- a CDS encoding polyprenyl synthetase family protein: MSGLKEALADTAKAITELLGELMPMVNGPVGRVVEAMRYSALGEGKRLRPFLVVQSAALFDVERRQALRTGAALEMIHCYSLIHDDLPAMDDSDLRRGRATVHKVYDDATAILAGDGLLTEAFGVLADERTHGDPAVRTALIGAMANAAGSAGMVGGQMIDLSPERSGLDLDGITELQRLKTGALITYACEAGAILGRAGTEPKQALTDYAADLGLAFQIVDDLLDAQGSAEELGKPTGQDEALGKATFVGQLGLNGARAKACDLVQSACKRLEIFDEKADLLRETASFVLERRF; the protein is encoded by the coding sequence ATGAGCGGTCTAAAGGAAGCCTTGGCGGATACCGCCAAGGCGATCACGGAATTGCTTGGCGAGCTGATGCCGATGGTCAACGGGCCTGTCGGGCGCGTGGTCGAGGCCATGCGCTACAGCGCGCTCGGCGAGGGCAAGCGCCTGCGGCCTTTCCTGGTCGTTCAGAGCGCCGCCCTGTTCGACGTGGAGCGGCGCCAGGCTCTGCGCACGGGCGCCGCCCTGGAGATGATCCACTGCTACAGCCTGATCCACGACGACCTGCCGGCCATGGACGACAGCGACCTGCGCCGCGGCCGCGCGACCGTGCACAAAGTCTACGACGACGCCACCGCCATCCTCGCCGGAGACGGCCTGCTGACCGAGGCGTTCGGCGTGCTGGCGGACGAGCGTACGCACGGCGATCCGGCCGTGCGTACCGCCCTGATCGGCGCCATGGCCAATGCGGCGGGCTCCGCGGGGATGGTCGGCGGCCAGATGATCGATCTTTCGCCCGAGCGGAGCGGTCTGGACCTCGACGGGATCACCGAACTGCAGCGCCTCAAGACGGGCGCGCTGATCACCTATGCCTGCGAGGCGGGGGCCATCCTCGGCCGCGCCGGCACCGAGCCCAAGCAGGCGCTGACCGACTATGCCGCCGACCTGGGTCTGGCCTTTCAGATCGTCGACGATCTGCTCGATGCCCAGGGCTCGGCGGAGGAACTGGGCAAGCCGACCGGACAGGACGAAGCCCTGGGCAAGGCGACCTTCGTCGGCCAGCTGGGCCTCAACGGGGCGCGGGCCAAGGCCTGCGACCTGGTTCAAAGCGCCTGCAAGCGCCTTGAAATTTTCGATGAAAAGGCAGACCTTCTTCGGGAGACGGCGTCATTTGTGCTAGAACGGCGCTTCTGA
- a CDS encoding efflux RND transporter permease subunit, whose amino-acid sequence MNIIKIAIERPVAVIAAVLMVVMFGLVALQTIPIQLAPDVNRPVITVTTTWPGAAPAEIEREIVNLQEEEMAGLEGMEEITSESQQGRAKLTLEFSVGTNMDRALLLVSNRLDRVSGYPDEANEPTLDTAGSEDNAISWFIIRRAEGNERPIHEYGDFVRDVVKDRIERVPGVSRVDVFGDSKREIQIIVQPELLARYRMTVSDVVGALRQANTSLSAGNVEEGKRNYVTRVEGELNTLESVRQVVLRSEEDMASGRVARVVVGDIAEVRFGYRDPVSNIRILGEPAIAFNAKRETGANVIEIMEGIAEAVDELNQAAVPAQNLTLKQVYKETVYINSAIELVRQNIWVGGTLAAIILLLFLRSPRATLVISIAIPVSVIGAFVAMAALGRSINVISLAGLAFAVGMVVDAAIVVLENIFRLREKGLSAREAAYKGASQVWGAVLVSALTTVMVFIPILVMELEVGQMFRDIAVAISVSVVLSLIVSITVIPALSRYLLGSGAGGETKIQKIRLPGIDHLASGFSAAVMAFVNAMLRTRTLPILVVSAVTVVAVAGTWRFLPELEYLPEGNRNLVFGVIIPPPGYNLDTMTEIAEGIEEEIKPLWRTVSGPEAEPGGPPKIERFFFVASRSSTFLGAISVEPQRAGELIPVMSEPVFREPGTFGFINQPSIFGRGIGGGRKVDLDISGPDLETILQVAGRAAGKVLQAMPLEQGNQFRPKPGLELGAPEVRVIPHRLRLADNGVSARELAETVDTFNDGLRVAEVTVGNDRLDLMLKGPDDNVTETQGIASLPVVTSAGNIIPVSSLADVVLTAGPTEIRHRERFRTVTLEIRPAPGIALEAAIDRLQEEVIQPLREEGLPPGIRLGLSGTADKLLQTWDAMVIELLLALAIVYLVMAVLFESFIYPLIIMLSVPLAAAGGVAGLALLNLTTFQPLDMLTLLGFVILIGIVVNNAILLVHQTIHHVRVDHMSPEEAIKEATRNRIRPIFMSTLTSVFGMLPLVLFPGAGSELYRGLGSVVVGGLSLSAVLTLLIIPPLLTVLVGPLERRVRAAQERETRPLTLPGE is encoded by the coding sequence ATGAACATCATCAAGATCGCGATCGAGCGTCCCGTGGCGGTGATCGCGGCAGTCCTGATGGTCGTGATGTTCGGCCTGGTGGCTCTCCAGACAATCCCGATCCAGCTGGCCCCGGACGTGAACCGTCCGGTCATCACTGTAACCACGACCTGGCCCGGCGCGGCGCCCGCGGAGATCGAACGCGAGATCGTCAACCTCCAGGAAGAGGAGATGGCCGGCCTCGAGGGCATGGAGGAGATCACCTCGGAATCGCAGCAGGGCCGCGCCAAGTTGACCCTGGAGTTCTCCGTCGGAACCAACATGGACCGCGCGCTGCTGCTGGTGTCCAACCGACTGGACCGGGTCAGCGGCTACCCCGACGAGGCCAACGAGCCGACCCTGGATACGGCGGGCAGCGAAGACAACGCCATCTCCTGGTTCATCATCCGCCGGGCCGAGGGCAACGAGCGGCCGATCCACGAATACGGCGATTTCGTGCGCGACGTGGTCAAGGACCGCATTGAACGGGTCCCGGGCGTCAGCAGGGTCGACGTATTCGGCGATAGCAAGCGCGAGATCCAGATCATCGTCCAGCCGGAGCTGCTGGCCCGCTACCGCATGACGGTCAGCGACGTGGTCGGCGCCCTGCGCCAGGCCAACACCTCGCTCTCGGCCGGCAACGTGGAGGAAGGCAAGCGCAACTACGTGACCCGCGTCGAGGGCGAACTGAACACGCTCGAATCGGTCCGCCAGGTCGTCCTCCGCTCGGAAGAGGATATGGCAAGCGGGCGGGTTGCCCGCGTTGTGGTCGGCGACATCGCCGAGGTGCGCTTCGGCTACCGCGATCCGGTCTCGAACATCCGCATCCTGGGCGAACCGGCCATCGCCTTCAACGCCAAGCGCGAAACCGGCGCCAACGTGATCGAGATCATGGAGGGCATCGCCGAGGCAGTCGATGAGCTAAACCAGGCTGCGGTGCCGGCTCAGAACCTGACCTTGAAGCAGGTCTATAAGGAAACCGTCTATATCAACTCGGCGATCGAGCTGGTGCGCCAGAACATCTGGGTCGGCGGCACCCTGGCGGCGATCATCCTGTTGCTCTTTCTCCGCTCCCCCCGCGCCACGCTGGTCATCTCGATCGCAATTCCGGTCTCGGTGATCGGCGCCTTCGTGGCGATGGCGGCCCTCGGCCGCTCGATCAACGTCATTTCGCTCGCCGGCCTTGCCTTCGCCGTCGGCATGGTCGTGGATGCGGCGATCGTGGTGCTCGAGAACATCTTCCGCTTGCGCGAAAAGGGCCTCTCGGCCCGCGAAGCCGCCTACAAGGGCGCCAGCCAGGTGTGGGGCGCGGTCCTGGTCTCGGCGCTGACCACGGTGATGGTCTTCATTCCGATCCTGGTGATGGAGCTGGAGGTCGGTCAGATGTTCCGCGACATCGCGGTCGCGATCTCGGTCAGCGTGGTCCTGTCGCTGATCGTGTCGATCACCGTGATTCCTGCGCTGTCACGCTACCTGCTCGGCAGCGGAGCAGGAGGGGAGACCAAGATCCAAAAGATCCGGCTGCCGGGCATCGACCACCTGGCTTCCGGCTTTTCGGCTGCGGTCATGGCCTTCGTCAACGCCATGCTGCGCACCCGCACACTGCCGATCCTGGTGGTCTCGGCGGTGACGGTGGTCGCGGTCGCCGGCACCTGGCGCTTCCTGCCCGAGCTCGAATACCTGCCCGAAGGCAACCGCAACCTGGTGTTCGGCGTGATCATCCCGCCACCGGGCTACAACCTGGACACCATGACCGAGATCGCCGAGGGGATCGAGGAGGAGATCAAACCCCTCTGGAGGACCGTCTCCGGACCGGAGGCCGAACCTGGCGGACCGCCCAAGATCGAGCGCTTCTTTTTCGTCGCTTCACGCAGCAGCACCTTCCTGGGCGCGATTTCCGTCGAACCGCAGCGGGCGGGCGAGCTGATTCCGGTCATGAGCGAACCGGTTTTTCGGGAGCCCGGCACCTTCGGCTTCATCAACCAGCCGTCGATCTTCGGCCGCGGCATCGGCGGCGGCCGGAAGGTCGATCTGGATATCTCGGGACCGGATCTGGAGACTATCCTGCAGGTCGCGGGCCGCGCCGCCGGCAAGGTGCTCCAGGCCATGCCCTTGGAACAAGGCAACCAGTTCCGGCCGAAGCCGGGCCTGGAGCTGGGCGCGCCGGAGGTCCGGGTGATCCCCCACCGCCTGCGCCTGGCCGACAACGGCGTGAGCGCACGCGAGCTGGCCGAAACCGTCGATACCTTCAACGACGGGCTGCGGGTCGCCGAGGTGACCGTCGGTAACGACCGCCTGGACCTGATGCTCAAGGGGCCGGATGACAACGTGACCGAAACCCAGGGCATCGCCAGCCTGCCGGTCGTCACCAGCGCGGGCAACATCATCCCGGTCTCGTCCCTGGCCGACGTCGTCCTGACCGCCGGACCGACCGAGATCCGCCACCGGGAGCGCTTCCGCACGGTCACCCTTGAAATCCGTCCGGCTCCTGGCATTGCGCTCGAGGCGGCGATCGACCGGCTGCAGGAAGAGGTCATTCAGCCCCTGCGCGAGGAAGGGCTGCCGCCGGGCATCCGCCTCGGCCTCTCGGGCACGGCGGACAAGCTGCTGCAGACCTGGGACGCCATGGTGATCGAGCTCCTCCTGGCGCTGGCGATCGTCTATCTGGTCATGGCCGTCCTGTTCGAGAGCTTCATCTACCCTCTGATCATCATGCTCTCGGTCCCGCTCGCCGCCGCGGGCGGCGTCGCCGGCCTGGCGCTGCTCAATCTCACGACCTTCCAGCCGCTCGACATGCTGACCCTGCTCGGCTTCGTGATCCTGATCGGCATCGTGGTCAACAACGCAATCCTGCTGGTGCACCAGACGATCCACCACGTCCGCGTCGACCACATGTCGCCCGAGGAGGCGATCAAGGAGGCGACGCGCAACCGCATCCGGCCGATCTTCATGTCGACCCTGACCTCGGTCTTCGGCATGCTGCCCCTGGTGCTGTTCCCCGGCGCCGGCTCGGAGCTCTACCGCGGCCTGGGCTCTGTCGTGGTCGGCGGCCTGTCGCTCTCCGCCGTGCTGACGCTGCTGATCATCCCGCCCCTGCTGACCGTCCTGGTCGGGCCGCTGGAGCGCCGGGTCAGGGCCGCCCAGGAACGGGAAACACGGCCGCTGACCTTGCCGGGCGAGTAA
- a CDS encoding efflux RND transporter periplasmic adaptor subunit, whose translation MRKTGLRALLICVTACVAAVPARAQNQETLVRVDEVRIEPLAEKVPVLGRLVATQAGEVSARINGPIEAFFVEVGDRVEPGQIIAALNPSLLQARRDLAAARLEKTQAELVTAAAELKLARQELDRLEGLRKSAAFNQARYDDANQSVVIAQARADEARADVSSARVDLEVEDINLARARIKAPYGGVITRRMTEAGAYVQTGDPVVMLVADKSLEVEADVPFQRLDGLAPGTEIGILLDDGTAHSATVRALVPEENPMTRTRAVRFVPKIGETQRPLAARQSVTVYVPVGQPRDVLTVHKDAVIKRGANSLVYLVQGDTAEMRQVTLGEPTGIRFEVLDGLAEGDRVVVRGNERLRPGAKILVDEAS comes from the coding sequence ATGAGGAAAACTGGCCTACGCGCCTTGCTGATCTGCGTGACCGCATGCGTTGCGGCGGTCCCGGCGCGAGCCCAGAACCAGGAAACGCTGGTCCGCGTCGACGAGGTCCGCATAGAGCCCCTGGCGGAGAAGGTGCCCGTGCTCGGGCGCCTGGTCGCCACGCAGGCGGGCGAGGTGTCGGCCCGTATCAACGGCCCGATCGAGGCGTTCTTCGTCGAGGTCGGCGACCGGGTAGAGCCGGGCCAGATCATCGCTGCGCTCAATCCCTCGCTGCTCCAGGCCCGGCGCGACCTCGCCGCGGCACGGCTGGAGAAGACCCAGGCCGAGCTGGTCACGGCGGCGGCCGAGCTGAAGCTGGCGCGCCAGGAACTCGACCGCCTGGAAGGCCTGCGCAAGTCGGCCGCCTTCAACCAGGCCCGCTACGATGACGCTAACCAGAGCGTGGTGATTGCCCAGGCCCGCGCGGACGAAGCGCGCGCCGACGTCTCCTCGGCGCGGGTCGATCTGGAGGTCGAGGACATCAATCTCGCCCGTGCCCGGATCAAGGCGCCCTACGGCGGGGTGATCACCCGGCGCATGACGGAGGCCGGGGCCTACGTGCAGACCGGCGACCCTGTCGTCATGCTGGTCGCCGACAAGTCGCTGGAAGTCGAGGCGGACGTTCCCTTTCAGCGCTTGGACGGTCTGGCGCCCGGGACCGAGATCGGCATCCTGCTCGACGACGGTACTGCTCACAGCGCGACGGTGCGGGCGCTGGTGCCGGAAGAGAACCCCATGACGCGGACACGGGCCGTACGCTTCGTGCCCAAGATCGGTGAGACCCAGCGTCCCCTGGCCGCGCGCCAGAGCGTGACGGTCTACGTGCCGGTCGGCCAGCCGCGCGACGTTCTCACGGTACACAAGGACGCCGTGATCAAGCGCGGCGCGAACAGCCTGGTCTATCTGGTCCAGGGCGACACCGCCGAAATGCGCCAGGTGACCCTGGGTGAGCCGACGGGGATCCGGTTCGAGGTGCTGGACGGCTTGGCCGAAGGCGACCGGGTTGTGGTGCGCGGCAACGAGCGGCTTCGGCCCGGGGCCAAGATCCTGGTGGACGAGGCCTCCTAA
- a CDS encoding histone deacetylase family protein: MATLLFTHMACVAHDTGAMHPECPARLEAVHESLSAPEFDGLIRREAPLAERGQIERVHDAAYVAAVLEAIPESGYAGLDADTIVSPGSGEAALRAAGAVCAAVDAVAAGEADNAFCAVRPPGHHAEPDRAMGFCLFNNVAVGAAQARAQHGLTRIAVVDFDVHHGNGTQAMFWSDEALFFASTHQMPLYPGSGSPKERGAGGNIVNAPLAPGAGSAEFRSAMQGIVLPAVRHFSPEFILVSAGFDAHADDPLASLNFREADFAWATKALLEVAADCCAGRLVSTLEGGYDLSALAASAAAHTRALLAA, encoded by the coding sequence ATGGCGACGCTTCTCTTCACCCATATGGCCTGTGTCGCCCACGATACGGGCGCGATGCATCCGGAATGCCCGGCCCGGCTGGAGGCCGTGCACGAGTCCCTGTCGGCGCCGGAGTTCGACGGGCTGATCCGGCGCGAGGCGCCGCTCGCCGAGCGCGGCCAGATCGAGCGCGTACATGACGCCGCCTATGTCGCGGCGGTGCTCGAGGCGATACCGGAAAGCGGGTACGCCGGCTTGGACGCCGACACCATCGTGTCGCCGGGCTCGGGGGAGGCGGCCCTGCGCGCGGCCGGGGCGGTCTGTGCGGCGGTCGACGCGGTCGCCGCGGGCGAGGCCGACAACGCTTTCTGCGCGGTGCGGCCGCCGGGACACCACGCCGAACCGGACCGTGCCATGGGGTTCTGTCTGTTCAACAACGTCGCGGTGGGCGCGGCGCAGGCCCGCGCCCAGCACGGCCTGACCCGGATCGCCGTGGTCGACTTCGACGTTCATCACGGCAACGGCACCCAGGCCATGTTCTGGTCCGACGAGGCGCTCTTCTTCGCCTCGACCCATCAGATGCCGCTCTACCCCGGCAGCGGGAGCCCGAAAGAGCGCGGCGCCGGCGGCAATATCGTTAACGCGCCTTTGGCGCCGGGCGCCGGCAGTGCCGAGTTCCGCAGCGCCATGCAGGGCATCGTCCTGCCGGCGGTGCGGCACTTCTCGCCCGAATTCATCCTGGTATCCGCCGGTTTCGACGCCCACGCCGACGACCCGCTCGCTTCGCTGAACTTCCGCGAAGCCGACTTTGCCTGGGCGACCAAGGCCTTGCTGGAGGTCGCGGCGGACTGCTGCGCCGGTAGGCTTGTCTCGACGCTGGAGGGAGGGTATGACCTGTCGGCGCTGGCGGCCAGCGCGGCGGCGCACACCCGCGCCCTGCTGGCCGCGTGA
- the dxs gene encoding 1-deoxy-D-xylulose-5-phosphate synthase, producing the protein MSQIGHNRQTPLLDSIKNPDDLRKLEESDLPQVAAELRQDVINAVSVTGGHLGAGLGVVELTVAVHYLFNTPRDKLIWDVSHQCYPHKVLTGRRDRIQTLRQGGGLSGFTSRSESEYDPFGAAHSSTSISAGLGFSVARDFKGEDNAVICVIGDGAMSAGMAYEAMNNAGAMNSRLIVILNDNDMSIAPPVGAMSAYLSRLISSKPYASVRHLAKEMAQKFPDPIKKAALRAEEYARGMLTGGTLFEELGFFYVGPIDGHNLDHLLPVLKNVRDTDYDGPVLIHCVTRKGKGYDPAEEAADKYHGVAKFDVVTGKQDKPKPKAMAYQNVFAKALIEEAKHDDKIVAVNAAMPSGTGLNKFADAFPDRCFDVGIAEQHAVTFCAGLACEGYRPFAAIYSTFLQRAYDQVVHDVAIQSLPVRFAIDRAGMVGADGVTHQGSYDITYLGCLPGFVLMAASDEVELMNMIATQVAIDDRPSACRYPRGEALGLEMPERGTALEIGKGKIVREGSKVAILSYGTRLQDALLAADELAAKGLSATVADARFAKPLDQDLVRRLAREHEVMVTVEEGAIGGFAAQVMQFMATDGLLENGLKFRPLTLPDYFIDHDKPPLQVAEAGLDAKGIVAAVLSAFGREREALEAPVRA; encoded by the coding sequence TTGAGTCAAATCGGACATAATCGGCAGACGCCGCTGCTGGACAGCATCAAAAATCCCGATGACTTGCGTAAACTGGAGGAGAGCGACCTGCCGCAGGTCGCCGCCGAGCTGCGCCAGGACGTGATCAACGCCGTGTCGGTGACCGGCGGTCATCTCGGGGCGGGTCTCGGTGTAGTTGAGCTTACCGTGGCCGTTCACTACCTGTTCAATACGCCCCGCGACAAGCTGATCTGGGACGTCAGCCACCAGTGCTACCCGCATAAGGTGCTGACCGGCCGGCGCGACCGCATCCAGACGCTGCGCCAGGGCGGCGGCCTCTCGGGCTTCACCAGCCGCAGCGAGAGCGAGTACGACCCCTTCGGCGCGGCGCACAGCTCGACCTCGATTTCGGCCGGTCTCGGCTTCTCGGTCGCCCGCGACTTCAAGGGCGAGGACAACGCCGTGATCTGCGTGATCGGCGACGGCGCGATGAGCGCCGGCATGGCCTACGAGGCCATGAACAACGCCGGCGCCATGAACAGCCGCCTGATCGTCATCCTGAACGACAACGACATGTCGATCGCGCCGCCGGTAGGGGCGATGAGCGCCTATCTGTCGCGGCTGATCTCGTCCAAGCCCTACGCCTCCGTGCGCCACCTGGCCAAGGAGATGGCGCAGAAGTTCCCGGATCCGATCAAGAAGGCCGCGCTGCGGGCCGAGGAATACGCCCGCGGCATGCTGACCGGCGGGACGCTGTTCGAGGAGCTGGGCTTTTTCTACGTGGGACCGATCGACGGTCATAACCTCGACCATCTCCTGCCCGTGCTCAAGAACGTGCGCGACACGGACTACGACGGACCGGTCCTGATCCACTGCGTGACCCGGAAGGGCAAGGGCTACGACCCCGCCGAGGAAGCGGCCGACAAGTATCACGGCGTGGCCAAGTTCGACGTGGTGACCGGCAAGCAGGACAAGCCGAAGCCCAAGGCGATGGCCTATCAGAACGTCTTCGCCAAGGCGCTGATCGAGGAGGCCAAGCACGACGACAAGATCGTGGCGGTGAACGCGGCCATGCCTTCGGGCACGGGCCTCAACAAGTTCGCCGACGCCTTTCCGGATCGCTGCTTCGATGTCGGCATCGCCGAGCAGCATGCGGTGACCTTCTGCGCCGGCCTCGCCTGCGAGGGCTACCGGCCCTTCGCGGCGATCTACTCGACCTTCCTGCAGCGGGCCTACGACCAGGTCGTCCACGACGTGGCGATCCAGAGCCTGCCGGTCCGCTTCGCCATCGACCGGGCCGGCATGGTCGGCGCGGACGGCGTGACCCACCAGGGCAGCTACGACATCACCTACCTGGGCTGCCTGCCCGGGTTCGTGCTGATGGCGGCCTCCGACGAGGTCGAGCTCATGAATATGATCGCGACTCAGGTGGCGATCGACGACCGGCCCTCGGCCTGCCGCTATCCGCGCGGCGAGGCCCTCGGCCTCGAAATGCCCGAGCGCGGCACGGCGCTTGAGATCGGCAAGGGCAAGATCGTGCGCGAAGGCAGCAAGGTCGCCATCCTGTCCTATGGCACCCGCCTGCAGGACGCGCTCCTGGCGGCCGACGAGCTGGCGGCCAAGGGGCTGTCCGCGACCGTGGCCGACGCCCGCTTCGCAAAACCGCTCGATCAGGACCTGGTTCGCCGCCTGGCGCGCGAGCACGAGGTCATGGTCACGGTGGAAGAGGGCGCGATCGGCGGTTTCGCGGCCCAAGTCATGCAGTTCATGGCAACCGACGGTCTGCTCGAGAACGGCTTGAAGTTCAGGCCTCTCACGCTGCCGGATTACTTCATCGATCACGACAAGCCGCCGCTTCAGGTCGCCGAGGCGGGCCTCGACGCCAAGGGGATCGTGGCCGCCGTGCTCTCGGCCTTCGGCCGCGAGCGCGAGGCCCTGGAGGCGCCGGTTCGCGCCTGA